The stretch of DNA CGCGCGCGTCGTCGAGGAGCGTGTAGGGCGGGAGGGTTAGCGTCACCGTGAAGCTCGTCGAGTTCGGCACGCCCAGCGCCGAGGCGCGCGGGTCCAGTACGAGGAGCGCGGGGCTAGCCTGCAGCACGGCTGGCTGGCGTAGAACGAGGGATACGCCCAGAGCTAGGGTTGCGAGTACGGCGAGGAGGGCTCGGGGGTCTCTGGGCGTCATGCCGGCGCTCTACAAGCATCTTTGCTTGGGGATTTATATTCTTATTAGTTCGAATCCCGGTGGGCGCAGAGGGGCTAGCTCGGGCCACACCTGGTACGCCTTGCCGCGCAGCACGAGGATGAGGCGGAGGGGGTTGCGATGTACGAGCAGGTAGGGCGGCGTGGCGATGGGCTCCAGCGTCACCTCGACGTTCACATCGCTCCTCCTGAGCAACTCGTAGATCCTCTCGGCGAGTGCAGCAGGGGGTAGCTTCTCGGCCTCCGCCAGGAGCTCTTTCATGCGGTTTCTAAGGACGATGCTCACCTGCAGAGCCAGAGGGCTGTCGACGAAATCGAGCTTCGAAGAGAGTGTGGGCGCCATATCGCATCTGATGTTAGTATTGGGCCTTACTTTTTTTAATTTTTCCGGTGTTTACTGTAAGTGAAAAATGAAATAAAAACACTCGAAACTGCGTTACGAAGTTCAAAGAAAGGCAGCTACCTTTGCTTGCTGTGCGCTAGGGGGGTTGCGATGATGACCAGCGAGATGGCCAGGTAGGTTGCGAGCTGCGCTGGGGGGCTCGCAGTCTTCGCAAGCTGCGTGAGGGCCAGCGCGACGGCGAGGGCCAGCGCTGTCAGGGCGGTGCGCCGGGCCACGCTGGGCGAGGGCTTCACCTTGTCCTTCACCAGGGGGTAGAGCGAGGCGCCGGCCAGGACACCGGCCGCCTTCAGTATAGTGGCGTCCGGCTGGATCAGGTATAGCGTAGCCACGAGCAGGGAGTACAGGAGCGTAGCGGTGAAAGCTGCCCTCTTGTCCGCCCTCAGCAGCCAGCCTGCCAGGTAGTAGGACGCTAGGGCCACGGCGAGGCCTATGAGCACCCCGCCGGCCACGTCGCGGGGGTAGTGGACGCCCAGCTCCAGCCTGGAGATGGAGATGAGGGCCACGAGGGTGGCGCTGAGCACGGCGAGGGAGGCGCGCCGGAGCTTCAGGGAGGCGGTGGACCAGAACGAGGTGGAGACCTGGGCGTGGCCGCTGGGGAAGCCGTAGCCCGTCTCCTGCACTTTCCACTGCTCGGGCGGCGGCCTGGGGAGGGCTAGGGTGTTCTTGAGATAGGCGTTGACCCAAGCCGAGGTGAGGAGGGATAGGAGCATGTAGTAGCCTAGCTGCGGCGAGAGGGCGACGTACACGATTACGGCGAGGGCGACGTAAGCCTCCTCGTAGCCGAGCATCGTCACAAGCCTCCAGTACGGCACCCAGAGCCCGGTTAGGTAGGCGAGAGCGGGCGACACCAAGAGAAGGGCTGTGGCCGCTAGTGCTAGCCTGTCTACAAGGCTCTCACGCTGCACAGCATCTACCCTCGCAGCAACCTTATTTGCTTTTGGTCAGCGCCATATCTGCGCCAGCTCCCTCCTGACCCGCTCGTCGACCTCCGCGCCGATCTCCCTCGACCTCCTGGAGGCCTCCTCCACGACCTTCATCAGAGCCGCCTTCACCCCCTCTGACTCCAGGACCGTTAGCCCCCTGATCGTCGTCCCAGCGGGGGTCGCGACCTCGTCTCGCAGCTGCGCCGGGTGGACGCCGGCGCGGGCCTTGAGGAGCAGGGCGGTGCCCTCCATGACGTCGAGCACGGCCCT from Infirmifilum sp. NZ encodes:
- a CDS encoding phosphatase PAP2 family protein, translating into MQRESLVDRLALAATALLLVSPALAYLTGLWVPYWRLVTMLGYEEAYVALAVIVYVALSPQLGYYMLLSLLTSAWVNAYLKNTLALPRPPPEQWKVQETGYGFPSGHAQVSTSFWSTASLKLRRASLAVLSATLVALISISRLELGVHYPRDVAGGVLIGLAVALASYYLAGWLLRADKRAAFTATLLYSLLVATLYLIQPDATILKAAGVLAGASLYPLVKDKVKPSPSVARRTALTALALAVALALTQLAKTASPPAQLATYLAISLVIIATPLAHSKQR